In Mycobacterium gallinarum, a single window of DNA contains:
- a CDS encoding alpha/beta fold hydrolase — MLERSEIRFLPVGGRRVAYEVRGSGPPLVAPAWWVSHLELDWQNPDFRRFWDGIAEGYTLIRYDRLGVGMSDHTLHDSDLTLDSEVATLRALVDELGLERVSLIGGSSGSCTAVAFAAASPDRVERMVLYGSYPDGTAITAPGVGDAILAAIQAHWGLGSRVLGDIFLGGANADEQEHFGRLQRDSATAETAAAVLALVYRLDVRDRLPLVRAPTWVVHRRDDRAVPYRLGREVAAAIPGATFIPLKGSAHFPWHGDADSVVRACREALGAAPALPHATSAQEQVLSAREREILACIARGLSDREIAEHLVLSSHTVHRHVANIRRKLGRTSRTAAVAEAARLGIL, encoded by the coding sequence ATCCGGTTTCTGCCCGTCGGCGGACGCCGGGTGGCGTACGAGGTGCGCGGCAGCGGTCCACCGCTGGTCGCACCGGCATGGTGGGTCAGTCACCTCGAACTCGACTGGCAGAACCCCGATTTCCGTCGATTCTGGGACGGAATCGCCGAGGGATACACCTTGATCCGGTACGACCGGCTCGGAGTCGGCATGTCGGACCACACGCTGCACGACTCCGACCTGACTCTCGACAGCGAGGTCGCGACGTTGCGCGCGCTCGTCGACGAGCTCGGGCTCGAACGCGTCTCGCTCATCGGCGGCTCGTCCGGGAGCTGCACGGCGGTCGCGTTTGCCGCGGCGTCTCCCGATCGTGTCGAGCGGATGGTGTTGTACGGGTCGTACCCGGATGGAACGGCGATCACGGCGCCTGGGGTCGGCGACGCGATACTGGCAGCGATACAAGCGCATTGGGGCTTGGGATCACGCGTGCTCGGCGACATCTTCCTCGGCGGGGCCAACGCTGATGAGCAGGAGCATTTCGGTCGGCTGCAGCGTGATTCTGCGACGGCCGAGACCGCGGCAGCGGTGTTGGCTCTCGTCTACCGGCTCGATGTTCGAGACCGGCTTCCGCTCGTCCGCGCGCCGACGTGGGTGGTGCATCGCCGTGACGACCGTGCCGTGCCGTACCGACTCGGGCGCGAGGTCGCGGCGGCGATTCCGGGCGCGACATTCATCCCGCTGAAAGGAAGCGCGCACTTCCCGTGGCATGGTGACGCCGATTCCGTTGTTCGCGCATGTCGCGAAGCACTAGGAGCGGCACCGGCGCTGCCGCACGCGACGAGTGCGCAGGAGCAGGTCCTGTCGGCTCGTGAGCGCGAAATCCTCGCGTGCATTGCGCGTGGTCTCAGCGATCGCGAAATCGCGGAACACCTCGTGCTCAGCTCGCACACCGTCCACCGTCACGTCGCGAACATCCGCCGCAAGCTGGGCCGCACTTCTCGAACTGCCGCCGTCGCCGAAGCCGCGCGTCTCGGAATCTTGTGA
- a CDS encoding class I SAM-dependent methyltransferase: protein MTDIASINSTARENQPSAAWLRIFALVYDPFLWLGETAGMRRRRAALLADAYGRVVEIGSGTGLNIAHYPEAVTELLLTEPEPGMRKKLSRRTDQNRCATEIVDAPAERLPFADASVDTVVSTLALCTVDDPEAALHEIARVLRPGGQLLFIEHVRAGSRLLAAVQDKLAGPWRHFAGGCRCNRDTVGRMRACGFTVAAQHVVWRGMPAIVHPLAMGRATRDHGRPQTVR from the coding sequence ATGACCGACATCGCCAGCATCAATTCGACTGCGCGGGAGAACCAGCCGTCCGCCGCGTGGCTGCGGATCTTCGCCCTCGTGTACGACCCGTTCCTCTGGCTGGGTGAAACCGCAGGCATGCGTCGACGGCGTGCAGCCTTGCTCGCCGACGCCTACGGTCGCGTCGTTGAGATCGGCTCCGGGACCGGGCTGAACATCGCGCACTATCCCGAGGCGGTCACCGAGCTGCTGCTGACCGAACCCGAGCCGGGAATGCGCAAAAAGCTCTCGCGTCGGACAGACCAAAATCGTTGTGCCACAGAAATTGTCGATGCTCCAGCAGAGCGACTACCATTCGCCGACGCATCAGTGGATACCGTCGTTTCCACGCTCGCCCTGTGCACGGTCGACGACCCCGAAGCTGCGCTGCACGAGATTGCGCGCGTACTCCGGCCCGGCGGCCAGCTGCTGTTCATCGAACATGTGCGGGCGGGCTCGCGGTTGCTGGCGGCGGTCCAGGACAAGCTGGCCGGACCGTGGCGCCACTTCGCAGGTGGCTGCCGCTGCAACCGCGACACCGTCGGGCGGATGCGCGCCTGCGGCTTCACCGTCGCGGCCCAACACGTGGTGTGGCGCGGCATGCCGGCGATCGTCCACCCCCTTGCCATGGGTCGTGCGACACGAGATCACGGGCGCCCGCAGACTGTGAGGTAG
- a CDS encoding acyl-CoA thioesterase, with amino-acid sequence MNERELTGADFPVHWPVSTRWTDNDMFGHLNNAVYYALFDTAINGWINTNCDIDPTDVPWLGVVAESGCKYFAELRFPEPLFVGLAVARLGTSSVTYRMGLWQAGGPDAPVAAVGHWVHVYVDRASRRPMPIPAVIRSLLEKACVD; translated from the coding sequence ATGAACGAGCGGGAGCTCACCGGTGCCGACTTTCCGGTGCACTGGCCGGTGTCGACGAGATGGACCGACAACGACATGTTCGGCCACCTCAACAACGCGGTGTACTACGCACTGTTCGACACGGCGATCAACGGCTGGATCAACACGAATTGCGACATCGACCCGACGGATGTGCCCTGGTTGGGTGTCGTCGCTGAATCGGGATGTAAGTACTTCGCCGAATTACGGTTCCCTGAACCACTTTTCGTCGGGTTGGCAGTGGCCCGGCTGGGCACCAGCAGCGTGACATACCGAATGGGGTTGTGGCAGGCGGGTGGGCCCGACGCACCCGTCGCTGCGGTCGGCCACTGGGTGCATGTGTACGTCGACCGGGCGAGCCGCCGACCCATGCCGATCCCGGCGGTGATCCGCTCGCTGCTCGAAAAGGCGTGCGTCGACTAG
- a CDS encoding SRPBCC family protein, producing MPFVSKTVEVTAPAEAIMGIVADFESYPVWNEEIKGCWVLARYDDGRPSQLRLDVVVQGQSGTFITAVYYPDQNQIQTVLQQGEFFEKQEQKFAVVPMGATSLLTVDLDVETKLPIPAQFVKKAIGDTLDYLADNLKARAEELTAS from the coding sequence ATGCCGTTTGTGAGCAAGACCGTCGAGGTCACCGCCCCCGCCGAGGCGATCATGGGGATCGTCGCGGACTTCGAGTCGTATCCGGTGTGGAACGAGGAGATCAAGGGCTGCTGGGTGCTGGCGCGCTACGACGACGGCCGGCCCAGCCAGCTGCGTCTCGACGTTGTCGTCCAGGGGCAGTCGGGCACCTTCATCACCGCGGTCTACTACCCCGACCAGAATCAGATCCAGACGGTGCTGCAGCAGGGTGAGTTCTTCGAGAAGCAGGAGCAGAAGTTCGCGGTCGTCCCGATGGGGGCGACGTCGCTGCTGACGGTGGACCTCGACGTCGAGACCAAACTGCCGATCCCCGCGCAGTTCGTGAAGAAGGCGATCGGCGACACGCTCGATTACCTGGCGGACAATCTGAAGGCCCGCGCCGAGGAACTCACCGCTTCATAG
- a CDS encoding GntR family transcriptional regulator → MNAPPKARAKPRREVRREQLSEQVAARLRTDIMTGVLRPGTFIRLDETAAELGVSITPVREALRTLRGEGMVQLEPHRGHVVVPLTRGDVEDIFWLQATIARELAATAAERITPAQIDELEHLNEALAEAVDHHEPDAIASAEFAFHRAFNRSTGRIKLAWFLLHVARYLPGHIYAASPQWGISAIAGHRAMIAALRTGDVDTVVRLTGGEFDDGAQRLIARLDETKLWG, encoded by the coding sequence GTGAACGCACCCCCGAAAGCCCGGGCGAAGCCCCGACGCGAGGTGCGACGCGAGCAGCTGTCCGAACAGGTGGCGGCCCGGCTGCGCACCGACATCATGACCGGCGTCCTGCGGCCGGGGACCTTCATCCGACTGGATGAGACCGCCGCTGAGCTGGGCGTCAGCATCACGCCGGTCCGCGAGGCGCTGCGCACGCTACGCGGTGAGGGCATGGTTCAGCTCGAACCGCACCGCGGTCACGTCGTGGTCCCCCTGACCCGCGGCGATGTGGAGGACATCTTCTGGCTGCAGGCCACGATCGCCAGGGAGTTGGCGGCGACGGCGGCCGAGCGGATCACCCCGGCGCAGATCGACGAGCTGGAGCATCTCAACGAAGCGCTGGCCGAGGCCGTCGACCACCATGAGCCCGACGCGATCGCGTCCGCGGAGTTCGCGTTCCACCGGGCGTTCAACCGATCCACCGGCCGCATCAAGCTCGCGTGGTTCCTCCTACATGTAGCGCGATACCTGCCAGGCCACATCTATGCGGCGAGCCCGCAGTGGGGGATTTCCGCGATCGCCGGACACCGCGCGATGATCGCGGCGCTGCGCACCGGCGATGTCGACACGGTGGTCAGGCTGACCGGCGGCGAGTTCGACGACGGCGCGCAGCGGCTGATCGCCCGGCTCGACGAGACGAAGTTGTGGGGCTGA
- the fadD5 gene encoding fatty-acid--CoA ligase FadD5, with amino-acid sequence MTSSSSPPDPTEQPFLARRQNWTNQLARHALMQPGETALRFLGRTTTWGELDRRVIALAGALSRRGVQFGDRVLILMLNRTEFIESFLAINKLGAIAVPVNFRMTPPEIAFLVSDCQAKVVVTEAVLASVAAAVRDIDPTLTTVVVAGGTSGDGLIGYDEVMAEEDVAAVRDVVDIPDDSAALIMYTSGTTGRPKGAVLTHANIAGQAMTSLFTNGADLNNDVGFVGVPLFHIAGIGNMIIGLLLGRPTVLYPLGAFDPGALLDVLETEQVTGVFLVPAQWQAVVAEQRVRPRALKLRVLSWGAAPASDTLLRSMSETFPGTQILAAFGQTEMSPVTCMLLGDDAIRKLGSVGKVIPTVSARVVDEDMNDVDIGQVGEIVYRAPTLMAGYWNNPEATADAFAGGWFHSGDLVRQDEEGYIWVVDRKKDMIISGGENIYCAEVENVLAAHPSIAEAAVIGRADDRWGEVPVAVIALNAKGDLGLADLEGFLTERLARYKHPKALEIVDALPRNPAGKVLKTELRVRFGAAAPIDAGESTTLPTVSAGAQEN; translated from the coding sequence TTGACCTCGTCTTCGTCCCCGCCGGACCCGACTGAGCAGCCGTTCCTCGCACGACGGCAGAACTGGACGAACCAGCTCGCGCGGCACGCCTTGATGCAGCCCGGCGAAACCGCCCTGCGTTTCCTCGGCCGCACCACGACCTGGGGCGAACTCGATCGCCGCGTCATCGCCCTCGCGGGCGCTCTGAGCAGGCGCGGAGTCCAATTCGGTGACCGCGTGCTGATCCTGATGCTCAACCGCACCGAGTTCATCGAGTCATTCCTTGCGATCAACAAGCTCGGCGCCATCGCCGTACCGGTCAACTTCCGGATGACCCCGCCCGAGATCGCCTTCCTGGTCAGCGATTGCCAGGCCAAGGTCGTCGTCACCGAAGCGGTGCTCGCCAGTGTGGCGGCGGCGGTCCGCGACATCGACCCAACCCTGACGACCGTGGTGGTCGCGGGTGGAACCAGCGGTGATGGTCTCATCGGCTACGACGAGGTGATGGCCGAAGAGGACGTGGCGGCCGTCCGCGACGTGGTGGACATCCCCGACGACTCGGCCGCGCTGATCATGTACACCTCGGGTACCACCGGCAGGCCCAAGGGTGCGGTGCTCACCCACGCCAACATTGCCGGGCAGGCGATGACGTCCCTGTTCACCAACGGTGCCGATCTCAACAACGACGTCGGCTTCGTCGGTGTCCCGCTGTTCCACATCGCGGGCATCGGAAACATGATCATCGGCCTGCTGCTCGGCAGGCCGACGGTGCTCTATCCCCTGGGCGCATTCGATCCAGGCGCCTTGCTGGACGTCCTTGAAACCGAACAGGTGACCGGCGTCTTCCTGGTGCCCGCACAATGGCAGGCGGTGGTCGCCGAACAGCGCGTGCGGCCTCGGGCCCTGAAGTTGCGGGTGCTGTCGTGGGGTGCGGCACCGGCCTCAGATACATTGCTGCGCAGCATGTCTGAGACCTTCCCCGGAACACAGATCCTCGCCGCCTTCGGTCAGACCGAAATGTCGCCGGTGACGTGCATGCTGCTGGGTGACGACGCGATCCGAAAGTTGGGCTCGGTCGGCAAGGTGATTCCGACGGTGTCCGCGCGCGTCGTCGACGAGGACATGAACGACGTCGACATCGGTCAGGTGGGCGAAATCGTCTACCGCGCACCCACGCTGATGGCCGGCTACTGGAACAATCCCGAGGCCACCGCGGACGCCTTCGCGGGCGGCTGGTTCCATTCCGGTGATCTCGTACGCCAAGACGAAGAGGGCTACATCTGGGTCGTGGACCGCAAGAAGGACATGATCATCTCCGGCGGCGAGAACATCTACTGCGCAGAGGTCGAGAACGTCCTTGCCGCTCATCCGTCGATCGCGGAGGCGGCGGTGATCGGTCGCGCGGACGACAGATGGGGTGAAGTACCGGTGGCCGTCATCGCGCTGAACGCCAAAGGAGATCTCGGACTCGCGGACCTCGAAGGCTTCCTGACCGAACGCCTTGCGCGGTACAAGCATCCGAAGGCGCTGGAGATCGTCGACGCGCTCCCTCGCAATCCCGCTGGCAAAGTACTCAAAACGGAACTGCGGGTGCGTTTCGGCGCCGCCGCGCCGATTGACGCAGGCGAAAGTACCACTCTGCCAACGGTTTCTGCTGGTGCACAAGAGAATTAG
- a CDS encoding MlaE family ABC transporter permease, which yields MTVLTTKATFKSPFQWREFILQSWFLMRVAFLPTVAVSIPLTVLLIFTLNILLTEFGAADISGAGAALAAVTQLGPLVTVLVVAGAGSTAICADLGARTIREEIDALEVLGIDPIHRLVVPRVIASTFVALLLNGAVITIGLVGGFIFGVYLQNVSAGAYVSTLTLVTGLPEVLISVVKAMTFGLIAGLVGCYRGLTVAGGAKGVGTAVNETLVLCVIALFAVNVVLTTIGVRFGTGS from the coding sequence ATGACGGTCCTCACGACGAAAGCCACCTTCAAATCGCCGTTCCAGTGGCGCGAGTTCATCCTGCAGAGCTGGTTCCTGATGCGGGTGGCATTCCTGCCGACCGTCGCGGTGTCGATCCCGCTGACCGTGCTCCTCATCTTCACGCTCAACATCCTGCTGACCGAGTTCGGTGCGGCCGACATTTCCGGCGCGGGCGCCGCACTGGCCGCCGTCACCCAGCTCGGCCCCCTCGTCACCGTGCTCGTGGTGGCCGGCGCCGGTTCCACCGCCATCTGCGCTGACCTGGGCGCGCGCACCATCCGCGAGGAGATCGACGCGCTCGAGGTGCTCGGCATCGACCCGATCCACCGATTGGTGGTGCCTCGCGTGATCGCCTCGACGTTTGTGGCGCTGCTGCTGAACGGCGCGGTGATCACCATCGGCCTGGTCGGCGGCTTCATCTTCGGCGTGTATCTGCAGAACGTCTCGGCCGGCGCCTATGTCTCCACCCTCACCCTGGTCACGGGCCTGCCCGAGGTGCTGATCTCGGTCGTCAAGGCGATGACGTTCGGCTTGATCGCGGGCCTGGTCGGCTGTTACCGCGGCCTCACGGTTGCCGGTGGCGCCAAGGGTGTGGGCACCGCGGTCAACGAGACGCTGGTGCTCTGCGTGATCGCGCTGTTCGCGGTCAACGTCGTGCTGACCACGATCGGTGTTCGATTCGGAACGGGGAGCTGA
- a CDS encoding MlaE family ABC transporter permease, translating into MSTTQVLRSRFPRAFSGGAGVVTAPARFLDSVGHVAWFVVTAIGSIGHALRYYRKETLRLIAEIGMGTGAMAVIGGTVAIVGFVTLSGSSLVAIQGFASLGNIGVEAFTGFFAALINVRIAAPVVAGQALAATVGAGATAELGAMRISEEIDALEVMGIKSISYLVSTRIMAGFIVIIPLYAMAIIMSFLSAQVTTTVFYGQSIGTYEHYFRTFLRADDVMWSFVQAIIISVIVMLNHCYYGYFASGGPVGVGEAVGRSMRASLVAIVCVVLFASLALYGVDPNFNLTV; encoded by the coding sequence GTGTCGACTACCCAGGTCCTGCGTTCTCGGTTTCCGCGGGCGTTTTCCGGCGGGGCGGGTGTCGTCACCGCCCCGGCACGGTTCCTCGACAGCGTCGGGCACGTGGCGTGGTTCGTCGTCACCGCGATCGGGTCGATCGGCCACGCGTTGCGCTACTACCGCAAGGAGACGTTGCGGCTGATCGCCGAGATCGGCATGGGCACCGGCGCGATGGCCGTCATCGGTGGCACCGTGGCGATCGTCGGGTTTGTCACGCTGTCGGGTTCGTCGCTGGTCGCCATTCAAGGCTTCGCATCGCTCGGCAATATCGGTGTCGAGGCGTTCACCGGCTTCTTCGCCGCACTGATCAACGTCCGCATCGCCGCTCCCGTCGTCGCGGGCCAGGCGCTGGCCGCCACGGTTGGCGCCGGCGCGACCGCGGAACTGGGCGCCATGCGGATCAGCGAGGAAATCGACGCCCTCGAGGTGATGGGCATCAAGTCGATCTCCTACCTGGTGTCGACGCGCATCATGGCCGGCTTCATCGTGATCATCCCGCTGTACGCGATGGCCATCATCATGAGCTTCCTGTCGGCGCAGGTGACCACAACCGTCTTCTACGGACAGTCGATCGGCACCTACGAGCACTACTTCCGGACGTTCCTGCGCGCCGACGATGTCATGTGGTCGTTCGTGCAGGCGATCATCATCTCGGTCATCGTGATGCTCAACCACTGCTACTACGGCTACTTCGCCAGTGGTGGGCCAGTGGGTGTCGGCGAGGCCGTCGGCCGGTCGATGCGCGCCTCTCTGGTCGCGATCGTCTGTGTGGTCCTGTTCGCCTCGTTGGCGCTCTACGGCGTCGACCCGAACTTCAACCTGACGGTGTAG
- a CDS encoding MCE family protein, translating into MTAPLNTSRTPPYKLAGLVLALLTIAAVVLVYFQFRGDFLPREQLTMISARSGLSMDPGAKVTYNGVEIGRVATVDAVDVGGEPKAKIVLDVDPKYIKLIPQNVDADISATTVFGNKYISFTSPKDPSSQRITSSDVIDVTHVTTEFNTLFETVVSLSSQVDPIKLNQTLAATAEALDGLGDRFGQSIINGNAILDDINPQMPQIRRDNQLLADLGEVYSEAAPDLFDGLQNAVTTARTLNQEQGTIDQALMAAVGFGNTGADVFERGGPYLVRGAEDLIRPSEILDEYSPALFCTIRNFHDVEPKVAASLGGNGYSLRTLSALMGLGAGNPYVYPDNLPRVNARGGPEGKPGCWQPITRDLWPAPHLVMDTGASIAPYNHFELGQPLLIEYVWGRQVGENTINP; encoded by the coding sequence ATGACCGCGCCCTTGAACACGTCCCGCACCCCGCCGTACAAGCTGGCGGGTCTGGTTTTGGCGCTGCTGACGATCGCCGCCGTGGTGCTGGTGTACTTCCAGTTTCGTGGCGACTTCCTGCCGCGCGAACAGCTGACGATGATTTCGGCGCGCTCCGGGCTGTCGATGGACCCCGGCGCGAAGGTCACCTACAACGGGGTCGAGATCGGCCGCGTGGCCACGGTTGACGCAGTTGACGTCGGAGGCGAACCGAAGGCCAAGATCGTCCTGGACGTCGACCCCAAGTACATCAAGCTGATCCCGCAGAATGTGGACGCGGACATCAGCGCAACCACCGTGTTCGGCAACAAGTACATCTCGTTCACATCGCCGAAAGACCCGTCATCGCAACGGATCACATCGTCCGACGTGATCGACGTGACCCACGTGACCACCGAGTTCAACACATTGTTCGAGACGGTCGTTTCGCTGTCGTCGCAAGTGGATCCGATCAAGCTGAACCAGACGCTGGCGGCCACCGCCGAGGCGCTGGACGGTTTGGGTGACCGCTTCGGCCAGTCGATCATCAACGGCAACGCGATCCTCGACGACATCAACCCGCAGATGCCCCAGATCCGTCGGGACAATCAGCTGCTGGCTGACCTCGGCGAGGTCTACTCGGAGGCGGCACCGGATCTGTTCGACGGTCTGCAGAACGCGGTCACCACGGCCCGCACGCTCAACCAGGAGCAGGGCACCATCGACCAGGCGCTGATGGCCGCGGTCGGCTTCGGCAACACCGGCGCCGACGTCTTCGAGCGTGGCGGTCCGTATCTGGTCCGCGGCGCGGAGGATTTGATCCGTCCGTCGGAGATCCTGGACGAGTACAGCCCGGCCCTGTTCTGCACGATTCGCAACTTCCACGATGTCGAACCCAAGGTGGCGGCGTCGCTGGGCGGCAACGGCTACTCGCTGCGTACGCTATCGGCACTCATGGGCCTTGGTGCCGGCAATCCTTATGTCTATCCGGACAACCTGCCGCGCGTGAACGCCAGGGGCGGTCCCGAGGGTAAACCTGGCTGCTGGCAACCGATTACGCGTGACCTGTGGCCGGCGCCACACCTCGTGATGGATACAGGCGCGTCGATCGCGCCGTACAACCACTTCGAGTTGGGCCAGCCGCTCCTGATCGAGTACGTCTGGGGTCGCCAGGTGGGGGAGAACACGATCAACCCATGA
- a CDS encoding virulence factor Mce family protein, which produces MKITGTAIKLGAFSLVLLLFTAIIIVVFGQMRFDRTTGYSAVFSNASGLRAGQFVRASGVEVGKVSKVELINDGSQVRVDFDVDRSLPLFDGTTASIRYLNLIGDRYMELKRGGSDRRLPSGGTIPVTQTEPALDLDALIGGFRPVFRALDPDKVNTIAESIITIFQGQGGTINDILDQTASLTSALADRDQAIGEVIKNLNTVLDTTVKHQQQFDETVQNFQTLITGLNDRRDPIASSVADISDAAGTIADLLADNRPLLQSTVGHLEAVQQPLVDQRDKLNDILTRLPTAFKIIGRAGGIYGDFFNFYSCDISIRMNGLQPGGPVRTVKLFSQPSGRCTPQ; this is translated from the coding sequence ATGAAAATCACCGGTACAGCCATCAAGCTCGGCGCCTTCTCGCTGGTGCTGTTGCTGTTCACCGCGATCATCATCGTGGTGTTCGGGCAGATGCGTTTCGACCGCACCACCGGCTACTCGGCGGTGTTCTCCAATGCCAGCGGCCTCCGGGCCGGGCAGTTCGTCCGCGCGTCCGGTGTGGAGGTCGGCAAGGTCTCCAAGGTCGAGCTCATCAACGACGGCTCGCAGGTCCGGGTCGACTTCGACGTCGACCGGTCGCTGCCGCTGTTCGACGGCACCACCGCCTCGATCCGCTACCTGAATCTCATCGGCGACCGGTACATGGAGCTCAAGCGCGGCGGGAGCGACAGGCGGCTGCCCAGTGGGGGCACGATTCCGGTCACCCAGACCGAACCCGCGCTCGACCTCGACGCGTTGATCGGCGGCTTCCGCCCGGTGTTCCGGGCCCTCGATCCGGACAAGGTCAACACCATCGCCGAGTCGATCATCACGATCTTCCAGGGCCAAGGCGGCACCATCAACGACATCCTCGACCAGACCGCGTCGCTGACGTCGGCACTGGCCGACCGCGACCAGGCGATCGGAGAGGTGATCAAGAACCTCAACACCGTGCTCGACACCACGGTCAAGCATCAGCAGCAGTTCGACGAGACGGTGCAAAATTTCCAGACGCTGATCACGGGCTTGAACGATCGGCGCGACCCGATCGCCTCCTCGGTGGCCGACATCAGCGACGCCGCGGGAACCATCGCGGATCTGCTGGCGGACAACCGCCCCCTGCTGCAGAGCACGGTCGGTCATTTGGAGGCCGTTCAGCAGCCGCTGGTCGACCAGAGAGACAAGCTCAACGATATTCTCACCAGACTCCCGACTGCGTTCAAGATCATCGGGCGAGCTGGTGGCATCTACGGCGACTTCTTCAACTTCTATTCGTGCGACATCTCGATCCGGATGAACGGGCTGCAGCCCGGCGGTCCTGTCCGCACCGTCAAACTCTTCAGCCAGCCGTCGGGTAGGTGCACGCCGCAATGA
- a CDS encoding virulence factor Mce family protein produces MRTLEGSNRVRNGLMGILVLILVIGVGQSFASVPMLFATPTYYAEFSDTGGLNSGDKVRIAGVDVGLVRNFEIVGDKVRIGYSLDGTQIGTESRAAIRTDTILGRRNIEIEPRGSKPLKANATLPLGQTTTPYQIYDAFFDVTEASSGWDTQTVKRSLNVLSETIDQTYPHLSAALDGVARFSDTIGKRDDQIKQLLANANKIAGILGNRSEQINKLFVNAQQLLAAINERQYAVSMLLERVASFSEQVKGFVDDNPNLNRVLEQLRVVSDVLSERRFDLMDTLTTVASFVASLGEAVASGPYFKVMLVNLLPGQILQPFVDAAFKKRGIDPEKFWGDAGLPAWRFPDPNGARFPNGAPAPGPAVLEGTPEHPGPGVLKGAPCSYTPGPGGIPTAANPLPCAGLTVGPFGNNPYGPNYGPPDVVTSDPNVHGPQPSPGVPAAAIPGQISPDMPGEPAPLPPAPPGARTVPVGPQPPLPPDFTPGIAPLPPALTGPPPPPGPGPDAGPAGTPPLPGNPPFLPPLSQGQ; encoded by the coding sequence ATGAGAACTCTGGAGGGATCGAACCGGGTCCGTAACGGGTTGATGGGCATTCTCGTCCTCATCCTGGTGATCGGCGTCGGACAGAGCTTCGCCAGCGTGCCGATGCTGTTCGCGACGCCCACGTACTATGCGGAGTTCTCGGACACCGGTGGCCTCAACAGCGGCGACAAGGTGCGCATTGCCGGTGTGGACGTCGGTCTGGTGCGCAACTTCGAGATCGTCGGCGACAAGGTCCGGATCGGATACTCGCTCGACGGGACACAGATCGGCACAGAGAGCCGGGCGGCCATCCGCACCGACACCATCCTGGGCCGCCGCAATATCGAGATCGAGCCACGCGGCTCGAAACCGTTGAAGGCCAACGCAACTCTGCCGCTGGGCCAGACCACGACGCCGTATCAGATCTACGACGCGTTCTTCGACGTGACCGAAGCATCCTCGGGCTGGGACACCCAGACCGTGAAGAGATCGCTGAACGTGCTGTCCGAGACCATCGACCAGACGTACCCGCATCTGAGCGCCGCACTCGACGGGGTGGCCCGGTTTTCCGACACCATCGGCAAGCGCGACGACCAGATCAAGCAGCTGCTGGCCAACGCCAACAAGATCGCTGGCATCCTCGGCAACCGCAGCGAACAGATCAACAAGCTCTTCGTCAACGCCCAGCAGCTGCTCGCCGCGATCAACGAGCGTCAGTACGCGGTCAGCATGCTGCTCGAACGTGTCGCCTCGTTCTCCGAACAGGTCAAGGGATTCGTCGACGACAACCCGAACTTGAACCGGGTGCTCGAACAGCTGCGCGTCGTCAGCGACGTGCTGTCGGAGCGACGCTTCGACCTGATGGACACGCTGACCACCGTCGCCAGCTTCGTGGCGTCACTCGGTGAAGCCGTCGCATCGGGTCCCTACTTCAAGGTCATGCTGGTCAACCTGCTGCCCGGCCAGATCCTCCAGCCGTTCGTCGATGCCGCGTTCAAGAAGCGCGGGATCGACCCCGAGAAGTTCTGGGGCGACGCGGGTCTGCCCGCATGGCGGTTCCCGGACCCGAACGGCGCCCGCTTCCCGAACGGCGCCCCTGCGCCCGGACCGGCAGTGCTGGAAGGCACGCCCGAACACCCCGGACCCGGTGTGCTGAAGGGTGCGCCGTGCTCGTACACGCCCGGACCGGGCGGCATCCCAACCGCCGCCAACCCGCTGCCGTGTGCGGGTCTGACCGTCGGGCCGTTCGGCAACAACCCGTACGGACCGAATTACGGACCACCGGACGTCGTCACGTCGGACCCGAACGTGCACGGTCCGCAGCCGTCACCCGGTGTGCCCGCGGCCGCGATCCCAGGCCAGATTTCGCCGGATATGCCCGGTGAGCCTGCCCCGCTGCCGCCGGCTCCGCCCGGGGCCCGCACGGTCCCGGTCGGCCCGCAGCCTCCGCTGCCGCCGGACTTCACACCGGGTATCGCGCCGTTGC